The Numenius arquata chromosome 7, bNumArq3.hap1.1, whole genome shotgun sequence genome has a window encoding:
- the LGALSL gene encoding galectin-related protein, which produces MAGTVAERDALKIEDGHLNNSLGSPVQADVYFPRLIVPFCGHIKGGMRPGKKILVMGIVDLNPESFGISLTCGESEDPPADVAIELKAVFTDRQFVRNSCVAGEWGEEQSSIPYFPFIPDQPFRVEILCEHPRFRIFVDGHQLFDFYHRIETLSAIDTIKINGDLQLTKLG; this is translated from the exons ATGGCGGGGACCGTGGCCGAGCGGGACGCGCTG AAAATAGAGGACGGGCATTTAAACAACTCCTTGGGATCCCCGGTGCAAGCTGATGTATACTTCCCTCGCTTG ATCGTCCCTTTCTGTGGGCACATCAAAGGAGGAATGAGGCCGGGAAAGAAGATCTTAGTTATGGGCATAGTGGACCTCAATCCCGAGAG CTTTGGCATCAGCCTTACTTGCGGGGAGTCGGAAGATCCTCCTGCGGATGTGGCTATCGAACTGAAAGCCGTATTTACAGACAGACAGTTTGTCAGAAACTCTTGCGTAGCTGGAGAATGGGGGGAAGAGCAATCATCTATTCCTTACTTTCCATTTATACCGGACCAGCCTTTTAGG gTTGAGATACTTTGCGAGCATCCCCGGTTTAGAATATTTGTGGATGGACATCAGCTCTTTGATTTTTACCACCGTATTGAAACACTGTCAGCAATTGACACGATAAAGATAAACGGAGATCTTCAGCTTACGAAACTTGGCTGA